CTATAACAGTCGTGGTCGTGGCTCTGCTAGAGGACGTGGAGGTCGACACTCCAACAATCGTGGAGGAAATCGTCCTGTTTGCCAAGTCTGTGGTCAAGCTGGACACTCAGCTTTAAAATGTTATCATCGATTTGATCTAAGCTACCAAGGAGAAGGTAGTTCGAATCCACCTGAGTCACCTCCTGAGGAACCACAGGCTATGTTGGCTACTGCTTCAACAGTGAACGATCCACAATGGTACCTGGACAGTGGTGCCTCACACCATGTCACTGCTAATGCTGCTGTGCTCACTGATAAAATCGACTACAAAGGGAAAGGAAAATTGACTGTAGGTAATGGTGCTTCACTTTTCATCTCTGCCATTGGAAATAGCTTTCTTCCTTGTTCTAAAATCTTGGTTCTAAAAATTGTCTTACATGTCCCTGCTATTCATAAAATCCTTATTAGCATTTCTCAATTCTGTGCAGACAACAATGTTTTCATTGAATTTGATACTAATCTCTGTTTTGTCATTGATAAGATCACGAGACAGGTCCTTCTGCAAGGCACTCTTAATCAAGGTCTATACAAGCTATCTTTTCCATCATCCAGTCATTCATCCATTGCCTCTTCTCGAGTCATTTCCTCACTGCATCCACCTACTGTGCATTTAAGTACTTCCAATGCCTCAAATAAAACAGATTGTAATTCTTCTCATTCATCTTCTATTTCATGTAACAATTCAAACTGTATTGCTACACTTTGGCACAATAGGCTTGGCCATCCTTCCTCTGTAATCCTTACAAAGGTTctcaaatcaataaataaaaagttttctAAATCTGATTTAACATTCTGTGATGCCTGTCAATTTGGGAAAAATCATTTAATGCATTTCAGTAGTTCTTCTCTAAAAACTACTCAGCCATTACAACttattcattcagatgtttgGGGTCCTTCCCCAAATGTCACTGCTAAAGGATACAAGTTTTATATACTGTTTGTAGATGATTTTACCAAATATAGCTGGATTTATCCAATGAAGAACAAAACTGATGCCTTTCCCATTTTTTTAACCTTCAGAACCTTTGTAGAAAAACAGTTTGATACCACTATAAAGGGCCTACAAACTGATTGGGGTGGGGAGTACAGAAAGTTACAACTACTTTTACAAAAATTAGGCATCTTGTTTAGGCATCCTTGTCCTCGTACTCACCAACAACAAGGTAGAGTAGAGAGAAAACATAGGCATGTTACTGAAATGGGTTTAACAGTGTTAGCACAAGCCAAAATGCCATTAAGTTTCTAGTGGGATGCATGTGTGTCTGCTGTCTATCTCATAAACAGGTTACCAACAGTTGTAAATGACTAAAAATCTCCTTTCCAGTGTCTCTATGGTACCATACCAGACTATAATTTTACGAAAACTTTTGGATGTGCCTGTTTTCCATTCCTCAGACCTTACAATCAACATAAGTTTCAATTCAAGACATCAAAATGTGTCTTCCTTGGCTATAGTCCTTTCCATAAAGGCTATAGATGTTTACACTCCTCAGGTCGAATCTACATTGCAAGAAGTGTCAATTTTAATGAAAAAGAGTTTCCCTATTCTACTCTATTTTCTACTCCACTAAATAATTTGCTTGCACCAACATTTGTTATTCCTACTATGTCTACATCTGATAATTTTCCTCCAATTCAGTTTGGTTCCATAAGTCTCACTTCAGATGCTCAACACACTACTCCATCTGTCTCATCTTCTTCTCATCATACTGTTGAACAATCAAATGAGTCATCTTCCACAGCAAGCATTGCTTCTGAGCCACCTGTTCCAAATGCTGCTTCTTTAACTACAGAAGAAGTAGTCATTCCTACTCCACATATCTCTCCTTCTCGTCCACCTTTACCTCAGGGTCATCCAATGCAAACCAGATCAAAATCTGGTATTTACAAACCCAAAGTTTTCCTTGTTACAGCATCTCAACAACAGATGTATGAGGAACCTCGAACTGTCAAACAGGCTCTTAGTTTGCCTCAGTGGAAAAAGGCCATGGATCATGAGAATATGGCGCTAATAAGGAAGAAAACATATGTCCTGGTTCCCCGTACTCCTGATATGAACATCCTGACAAATAAATGGATCTTCAGAACCAAATACAACAAAGATGGATCCCTTGATAAATTCAAAGCTAGGCTGGTGGTAAGAGGTTTTCAACAGGCTCCAGGTTTGGATTTTCAAAATACTTTTAATCCAGTCATAAAAGCTTCTACTATAAGGATAGTTTTCTCCTTAGCTGTAACCTATGATTGGGACATTCAACAAATAGATGTAAATAATGCATTTTTGAATGGTCAATTAAAAGAGAAGGTGTATATGCAGCAGCCACAGAGACATGAAGATCCCTCCAAACCAGACTATGTGTGTCAGTTAAATAAATCTCTTTATGGTCTAAAACAAGCACCAAGGGCTTAGTTTGACACCTTAAAAAGCACATTAATCACTTGGGGATTTACAGTTTCAGTTTCTGATACTTCTTTGTTCTACAAAAATCAGCAGGGTTCACTGTTGCTTGTCCTTGTCTATGTGGATGATCTCTTGATAACAGGTGCTGATTCGAATGCAATAACAAAGTTGATTACAGACCTACATACAAAGTTTGCTCTCAAATCTCTTGGTTCTGTTAGTTACTTCCTGGGATTTGAAGCTTACAGAAATAAATCAGGGATCTATTTGACACAGTCCAAATATGCTACAGATCTTTTGAACAGAACCAAATTTGAAGATGCTAAAGAATGCAATACTCCAATGATATTGGCCAACAAGTTATCTCAGGATGATAGTCCTATTCTTGACAAACCAGAGATGTATAGGAGCACCATAGGAGCTCTACAATATCTCACATTGACAAAGCCTGATATTGCTTATTTAGTCAACAAATTAAGTCAATATCTAAAGTCACCTACAGTAAATCATTGGAATTCATGTAAAAGGGTTCTGAGGTACATTAAAGGGACTCCCCATCTTGGTCTGCATTTTAAACCATCTACTTTGCTCAATCTTGAGGGATAttctgatgcagattgggcatcTAGTATCGATGATAGGAAATCCACAAGTAGTTTCTGTATCTTTCTTGGTGGAAATTTGGTAAATTGGAGCTCTAGAAAGCAAAGAGCAGTAGCTCGATCATCAACAGAATCTGAGTATAGAGCTCTTGCTTTTGCAGCTACTGAGCTTGTATGGATTAGTTCTCTCTTGACTAAACTGGGCATTACTCTTCACAAAACACCTCCTGTCTTATGGTGTGATAATCAGAGTGCTCAAGCTCTTGCCTTGAATCCTGTTTTCCATACAAGAACTAAGCACATTGAACTTGATGTTCACTACATTAGGGATCAAGTTGCTCATAACAAACTTGAAGTTTGTTATATACCTACAGCGGATCAAACAGCAAACTTGTATACTAAGCCTTTGTCTTCTCCTCGATTTCAATTTCTTTGTAACAAGCTTTACTTGGAACATTCCAAGTATAGCTTGAGGGGGGGTATTAGTGAAGGTTGTTAGTTAGTACAGGCTGTCATTTTTCAGTTAGTTATTTAGTTATAGAGCTGTGCGGTTAGGAAGAGTTGTTACTCTTTCACAGTTCTCTTTTTGCTGTAACAGAATTCTCTTATGATTGATGTAATGTTTTGCTTATCTATAAATATCACAAAGATAATGTGAATTAAACACAGCTCATTTCATCAATCTCAACTCCGAAGTACCGGTGCGATGGGTATGGAGAGTGTGGCACAAACAGAAAATGCATTCCGGACAATACTAATCGATTCGAATGCGAGTGCTTGCTGGGATACGAACCCAAGTCTCCGACTGATTGGAATGGAAGAAATGCATTGGATGGTTGCGTGAGAAAGCTGGGGCAATCATCAATGTCGTGCAAAAACGGAGAAGGGTTTTCAACGGTGGCGCGTGTTAAGCCTCCTGATACGTCAAAAACAGCTTTGCGGTGGGAAACGAGCGTGAGTAGTAGCAGAATGTGTGAAGAATTGTGCTTAAGGAATTGTTCATGCACAGCTTTTACAAGCATAGAAAACAATATTGGAGAGAAGACAGGTTGCTTCACTTGGTATGGAGAATTGTTAGATATTGTGGAGTATACCGATTCAGGTCAAGATCTACATATTCGTGTAGATTCAATTTATTCAGGTAAAGGGTATTTTCTTCTCTGTTTTTTCCTTTCTGATTTGCTCTCCAAAGATCACCAGAAATGCTATACCATACTTGTTCTTGTTTTTTGATCATGCAGTAGAGAATACCAGTAAAGGGAAAGTTTTTTTAGAAAAAGAGTAGCATGGGCAGTTCTGACATCATCGTTTGCGGTCACTCTGATACTCAGCCTTGCTTTTATTTATTGGTGGCTAAAGAAAAAACAGAAGACTAAATGTAAGGGAGAGACTTACTCATCTTCCCACATATTACCAAGTGATTGTTCATAACTTTTATTCAATGGTATAACTAACATTTATAGCGGTAGCTGATTTTAGCAAGATTGCTAAAACACTCTGTGTTGGCAGATGAAGATGCAAAAAACATGGGAGACCCTGATTTGCCGTTCTTTCCTCTTAGCACCATACTAGCTGCCACAGACAATTTCTCTCAGGTTAACAAACTAGGACATGGTGGTTTTGGCCCTGTTCATAAGGTAGTCCCATTCAATTAGATGGACCAAGAATTATGAAACTACATTATTCATCTCTTGGTTTTTATGGTTGGTTTCTAGTAAACTAGGACAGTAATTCTAGTTTGATCACCACTCTCCCAAaagaatataatatatattgatCATGATCGGGTTATTTTTAATACTGGGTCATGTTTTCAGGGCCAACTTTCTAATGGACAAGAAGTGGCAGTAAAAAGATTGTCCAAGAGTTCGGGTCAGGGGTTGGAAGAACTGAGAAATGAAATCATGTTGATTGCAAAACTTCAACATAGGAATCTTGTGAAACTCTTGGGATGTTGCATTGAGGGTGAAGAAAAGATTTTAATTTATGAGTACTTGCCTAACAAAAGCTTGGATTCCTTTATATTTGGTATGTCTTCCAATTTCCAAACAATGATTATTCTTTTATATGTACATTCTTAGCTCACCATGTTGGAAACAAAATTATAATCTGAACTATTCCGAGCTAAGTTTCTCGATACTGATTTATGGGAAAGCTAAATGAAATTCTTCATGTAGACCCAAAGAGAAGAGCGTGCCTGGATTGGAGAACACGCTTTAATATTATAATTGGGGTTGCTCGTGGAGTACTATATCTTCATCAAGATTCAAGATTGAGAATCATTCATAGAGATTTGAAAGCTAGTAATGTTCTACTAGATGACGACATGAACCCAAAAATTTCAGATTTTGGCATGGCTAGAACATTGAATGGGGAACAGATTCAAGATAAAACAAGGAGGATTGTTGGAACATAGTAAGATAACTAACTACATTTAAGCTCTCAATGATCAATAGGACAAATACTAAATAAGATTTTCCATCTTGACCATAACTTAATTAATATTATGTGTTTGTTTTAATGCAGTGGTTACATGTCGCCAGAATATGCAATGTTCGGAAAATTCTCTACAAAGTCCGACGTTTTTAGCTTTGGGGTGCTATTGTTGGAGACCGTAAGTGGTATGAAGAACCAATATTGCTGTGAGGGGGACACTTCAATCAACTTAATAGGGCGTGTAAGTAAATTATATCAAATCCTCTAAGATTGAGCTGTTTAAGTTTAGTTCTTATATTCTGACTCTGCATGCATGATCTTAACAAACACAGGTTTGGGAACTGTGGAAAGAAGAAAGAGGGTTAGAGATTGTAGATTCATTGCTGGAATCTTACGATTGTGAAGAAGTTTTGAGATGCATTCAAGTGGGGCTTCTTTGTGTGCAAGTAAACATAAACGATCGACCGATGATGTCAGTAGTGGTTCTCATGTTGAGCAGTGAAATAGCTTTGCCTTCTCCTAAACAGCCTGCATATGTGCTGAGGGAATATAGTAGCAAAGATATCACTGGTTCAGAATTTGAAAATCAAGGACCATATTCTACAAATCAAGTGACAATTACAACTGTCATAGCTCGCTGACCATTTGCTTTCTTCCTTGAGAATTAAATATAATTAGGTAGGAAGTGTGTCCATATTGTACTAACGTACCATTCTTTCTCATTCTCTGTTATATCTTTACACTCTCCTTTAATGGCAGATGATATATCTCTTTAGCATTAGGATAAATATGCTTCCAAGCTTCTCCATGGATCTAACTCTATATgttatgttaggaaaatatgtattgcctcaatggaaatagtaaaAACAccttacaactctaaacaaaatatacaaataaacaagattgattaaacaatgttacaactctatgactgaaaaatacaaataaaatatgtTATCCCTGTTTCCTTCCGGGCGCCCGGGTCCACGCTTCCGCCCGCGGGCCGCCCGAATGAGTTTGGGCCCAGACTGGGCCCGTTTGGCAAAGAGTAAAATAGACGTTGGCAACCCAAGTCTAGATGAGGCCCAAAGGGCATCCGGGGAGTGTCGTCCGGGACGGTCATACGGGAGACGGTATGAGCGTGGCTTCCGGTAATGACAGTCGGGATCGCAGTGGATGATCCCagagcctggtaaacggtccagGATCCTGGTAGAATTGTCCGAGCACCTAGTAAACGGTCTGGGCTCCTAGTAAATAATCCTGGCCCTTGGTAAACGGTACGGGACCTTGACGAACGGAGGGGGACGTGAGTAAACGAACCTGGGTCGGTTGTCCGAGGTTGGCAAGGTAAAGCGTCCGTGACCCTGACTTCCTCTGAAAAGGCTACCGTGGGAttgtacgccgttggttcagacctgcaccgccactactctgaccgatcttgtcccctgaatctgcctcgtaacccgagatgcccagaccaaagCCCCAACTTGTCTGGTGACAGATgtggtttgggctggcccagtgGGCTCAGATTAGTGTATTTTCTatgttttaatcctttgtattTGGCTTCCATTAGAGAATTCAGCAGTacttatacccttattgggcccgggtctGCCCGGCCCAAGTCCAGTGCACCCGTAAACCTATAAATACAGGTAGTGGGGCATTGGGCAAGGGGGACCTCTGGCTGGTAACAGTTACTCTGCTGAAACTTGTAGAAAAAtccattgttatagattctctaagctctaatacaattatctcgtggactaaggatcattaacgccccaaccacgtaaaaaaccttgtCTTTATTCCATTAATCCGTTCTTCTAAGCTCTCTAATCTTCTATTATTAAggttttcgaaaaactcggtaaacattttggtgctttcattgagagcctgagaaagctagagTTGATCTCGAacatctgcaacaatggtgaacacaagagacaccactttcgaccctactaaccaagAACTAGgaaatggagagccactgcccaaCCAGCCTCTTCCTCAAAGTCCATCTGAGGACGCTCCCCATCAGATGTCCCAGCCCGACGAGTCGCAGAACTATGAAGGTTGAGCGGATTACAAGGAGGACTACTATGAGGAAGagggaaatgagggggaataccacgaccTAGAGCCTGAGGATCCCGAGATCCCAGAAGGAGtggaccccaaccaggaggatcCGGAGGTGACGAAATTGAGGCGGCAAATTCTGGACCAAGAAGCCAGGATTTCTGAGCAGAAGGAGGCTACTCGGCGGAagcaagagtccctccaagccttACAAGCTCTCATAGCCAACTAGGGTTCGGAGGCTAATCCCCCAGTTGTCCTGCCTCCGAGAACGCAACCGCGAGCTTTGCAGGCCAGAAATGGCGCCCCTGAGGACGCGAGCCCGATCCCTCCTCAGGGACAAGCTCCCGAGCAAGGCCTGAGAAACCCGGACCGAGAGAAGAGGAAAAACCCTCCCGTCCAGAAAGCCGAGACCCGTCCCCGGCCGCTCCCTCAgaaagagaaggtgtgccccGTTCCAGGACAGGGCCACCCGACCAATCCGCAAGGGACGCGGCCACAGGGTACCAGGCCCTGGTATTCCCCAGGGCAGGCCGGACGGGAACGGTCTTTACATCCCAGCGCTTCAGTGAACAAAAGCCGCCAGGAGTGCCCCACATAACGACGAGCATCACGCCCTCAGCTCTGGGGACGATACGTCCCAAGTAGACCTGCGCGACGGGCTGAATGCTCAAAAGAAGCGGGgccgcaaggaaaagatccgcCCCTGAGATGGCGACCTTAGAAATGACCTCAACGATAGGAGGAACGAGAGGGTTCCCTTAGAATATGGTGTGGCCAGGCAACTCACGGAGCAGTTGGCCGCCTTGAAAAAAGTCACGGACCGCCTGGTCCGAAAACAGGAAGGAGCGGGCACCGATTCCGCCGAAGAGGATAAGGAGCCCTGTGCGAGGCACATTCTGGGTGctgtgctccccaaggggttcaagatgccgagtcTAACCGCCTACACTAGGAACACCGACCCccgggatcatctgtcccggtataACTGATTAATGACTGTGGCCCatgtcagcgacgacggcaagtgcctctatTTTTCAATCACTCTAGGCGGGCCTGCAGAAGaatggtggaagagactcaagccaGGATTCATCCAATCCTAGTCAGGTCTACAGTCGGCGTTTCACAAACAATTTGTGGCCGCTATGAGGATGGACagcaaatcagtgccctcgccaatattaaacAGCTTCCCACTAAGACATTAAGAGCCTACATCCTGCGTTTCACCGAAGAGGCCTCAaagaccaaggtggacgatgggcagcgCCTGGTGGTGCTGCAGTCCGGGCCGGATCCcccctctgggacgatatgcagcgtagcaaggcagCTACCCTAGTGGagttcataaggagggcccaaggatttattAACTCGGAAGAGGCCCAGATCCAGGCATTCGGATGGCAGCCGGCACCTTAGCCCAATGCCCAAGCATTTATGGGGTACGGGGTGCAGTTTCCGGCACAGCAATACGTCACTCCCCCGCTTGCACCAGGATCGGCAGCTGTGCCTGTGATGGCCTTCGCCACACCCACAGTGTATGGCCTTGCCTCTTCGGGTTACGCCCCGGCCCAGGCCACCCCTTTTTCCAGATACGGAGTTGCACCGATCGGGTACAACTCTGTCCCTATTGGAGCCCAGTCGTCCCAGGCAGGAGGAACTGAAGCGAGtgtgaacccctcccgggggaaaaGATCCAGCAAGGGCCAAAACTGGTCCGAGCCGGCTAAGAAGGGCAAGAGGGGCTACGATCCCCAATACACAGAATACACCAACCTAGTAAACgtcagggagaacatcttcctggccatGGAGAGAGCAGTTCATTACCGGAAGCTGACCCCCATGTTCATAGgaggaaggaatccgagagataCTAGCAAGCAGTGCGCCTACCATAAGGAGGTAGGCCACACGACCAAAGAATGCCGACAGcttaaggatgagatcgaaaattTGATCAAGTTAGGGTATCTCCACCAGTggatcaggatgcccgtgggagttctGGGCCTGTCAACAATCCCCGGACAGTCCACGGCCCTGGGTGCACCTGGAGCGTATCCGCCTCAGGGAGGGTACGCAAAGGGTCTGGCAGCGCAGGCCTCTCAGGGGGTCCCCACTGTGCAACCACCTGGGCCTGGAATGCCCTATCCGTCCGGGACCGCGTCCCCCCGAGTAGATggccatgtggccaccatctcaaGCGGGCCTCATCTAGGAGGGTCGTCCCGGAACGATAAAAAACGCTACCTTAGCGAGCTTGACCACGATCAAGAGGTATGCGCTTTGGTCCAAGCCTCGGCTCAGCGCTCGAagctgatgaacctccctatcaccttcatGGAAGACGATGcccgtaacgtccatttcccgcaccatgaccctcTAGTCATAGATGCCCAGATCACCAATAAATTGGTGTCCCGGGTGCTGGTGGATGACAGAAGCTCCGTCAACATTCTATTCAAACCCGCCTTCGTCGCGATTGGCTTAACCGAAAcagatctggcctcatgcccaacccCGATCTACAGCTTTAACAGGGACGCAATACTCCCtatgggaaaaatccagttgcccgtaactTTGGGGAACGAGATGCTATGCTCGTTCAAGTTCTGTACGTTCGTAGTAGTGGACTGTCCCACTGTTTATAATATCATTTCCGGTCGGCCCGCATTGGTCAAGTTCGGGGCTATCACCTACATCCGTCATCTATGCATGATGTTCCCTTGCAATAATAGAGGAGCAGGAAtagtccggggagatcagaagagcgctaAAAAATGCTACCACGTGTCCGCCCGGCCTATCTACATGGTCCGAGAAGAACCCCACGAGGGAGCCTTCGGCCAGGTTCCGTCTCCTCCAGCTGGAAGGATTGTTCGGGAGGAGGACGAGCTGGACCTGCGGATAGAAGAAGATCGCGTACTGGAACCCATGAACGAGATTGAAGAGGTATGCATTAGTGACACCGCTCGACCAGGGTGATCCAAGTCGAAAAGAATCTGACAGCAGAGGTCCGGGCCGCAATCATCGCCTAGGTAAAGGAGAACCAGGACGTCCTagcctggtctcattcggatatgacggggatcgaccgcaacatcatctgccatgccttGACCATCGACAGAGATGCGACCCCGGTCCAGCAAAAACGAAGGCCCCTGGGAACGGAAAGGGCAAAGGCCCTTAAGCTAGAAGTTGAAAAGCTAtcttcgatcaacttcatccgtgAAGCTGTATAtcccgtatggctggccaacccggttctggtacCAAAACTGAACAGgacctggaggacatgcatcgatttcacggatctcaacaaggcttgccccaaagattgcttcccgcttcctcggatcgatcagatggtggatgcaACGTCCGagtacgagatcttgagtttcatggatgcctactcaggctacaatcagatctctatgcatgtagcagaccaggagcataccagtttccagaCCGACAAAGGGGTATACTGCTACATCGCCATGCCTTTTGGGCTCAAAAACGccggagccacctatcagaggctagtcaatAGAATGTTTCAGGCCCAGCTAGggcggaacatggaggtctatattgATGACATGCTTTTCAAATCCAAAGCCTCTAGCTAACATTATGGCGACTTGGCCAAGGCTTTTGTAGTCATTCGAAGGTacgagatgaagctgaatcccaaaaaggGGACGATCCCGCAGACCCCGCGGTGCCCGTATGGAAAGTggtcgtggacggagcctcgaatgaaaatggagcaggggccggaatcatcctagTGTCGCTGCAAgggcaccagttacaaaatgcctTGTGTTTCCATTTCAAGGCGTCGAACAACAaggctgagcacgaggccatgctggccGGATTTCGTCAGGCTCGGGAAGTCGGGGTCGCGAACCTAGAGATCTATTGCGATTCTCAGCTGGTTGTCAGACAAGTCTCGAGAGAATACCAAACCAAATGGGGGAAGATGGCTGCTTATGTGACTCAGACGAGAGAAATGCTGCAAACGTTCAAgaggcactccatccgccagatccccagggagcaAAATGTGTTCGCAGACACGTTGGCAAAATTGGCCACCGATGCAGAGGCGGAGCTGTCTGGGCTGGTCCCGATCAATCATCTCCCCATCCCTAGCATTCGACCCTCCGCGATCAACGCCATCGACCACTCCGcgtcctggatgggacccatTGTCCACTACTTGACAACTGGGGAGTTGCCAGCAaacagggccgcagccaggaagcttcagtaccaagtccacagatacgtcatgatggacggaaagctcAACCGCAGAGGGTAATCCATGCCATACCTAAGATGCGTATCCGAGACCGAACTGAGcgcaatcatgcatgaagtgcacgaaggcttctgcggagatcacacagccggactcagtttgtccaaaaagatcctgcgccaaggatatttctggccaaccatggaGAAAGACTATGTCGATTACCTCCGCAAATGCaagcagtgccaaaggtacgcgaagatcccgcgagccctCCAACAGAAGTAACCTTGATGACGAGTCCCTAGCCTTTCGCgatatgggggatcgacctagtaggatcgctcccaacTGGGAAGGGAGCGGTGACGTATGCCATCGTGGTcgtcgactactataccaagtgggttgaagcggagcCCATGAATACAATCACCTTGAAGAAGGccttggatttcgtcatcaacaacatcgtATGCCGGTACGGACTCCCCTAaaagattgtgtccgacaacggaaagcaattcgACAACATCCATTTCACGGatttttgtgaaagacatggtatcgTACAATCTCGCCCAAGCAACATTGCCTCctaattttttaaacaaaaaactaTTATTTTTTCATATTTGATATTCTTTGAAAGTAGTGCTATTATTGAAGTTGCACTTACTGCTATATATATTACAACAATATTGACTCTTGACTATATAATACAATGGAAATAAACGTGTATC
This genomic interval from Humulus lupulus chromosome 8, drHumLupu1.1, whole genome shotgun sequence contains the following:
- the LOC133794215 gene encoding G-type lectin S-receptor-like serine/threonine-protein kinase At4g03230, with product MGDPDLPFFPLSTILAATDNFSQVNKLGHGGFGPVHKGQLSNGQEVAVKRLSKSSGQGLEELRNEIMLIAKLQHRNLVKLLGCCIEGEEKILIYEYLPNKSLDSFIFDPKRRACLDWRTRFNIIIGVARGVLYLHQDSRLRIIHRDLKASNVLLDDDMNPKISDFGMARTLNGEQIQDKTRRIVGTYGYMSPEYAMFGKFSTKSDVFSFGVLLLETVSGMKNQYCCEGDTSINLIGRVWELWKEERGLEIVDSLLESYDCEEVLRCIQVGLLCVQVNINDRPMMSVVVLMLSSEIALPSPKQPAYVLREYSSKDITGSEFENQGPYSTNQVTITTVIAR